The genomic stretch TCTGTCAAGGCCCATTTAAAACGGATATAGCTGTTATGGTGGCTATCGGAAATGTGGTGCACCAATTGGCGGACCGTCCAACCTTCGGGACGGTAAGGAGTATCGAGTTGATCATCGGAAAGTGGTGTGACTATATCGCTCAACCGCTGGGGCAATGTTTCCAAATCGCTGATCCATTTTTCAAGATCCGCACTTGAAATGGTTTCGGGGGTTTCAAATTTTCCGATCGGATAGCGCAGTTGTTCCAAGGTTTCTTTTTCCATCTACTAAAAATAATGACTTTTATTTATTAAATGGTCCGTCAAAAAGTTATATTTTAATACACTTTTAACTGATTTAAAACCAGTCAACCAAATAATCTAGTAATTTTGTAGGGTACTGATTTATAAACCTAAAAATTAAAATATATGGCAACTTTAAGATTAGGGGACACCGCGCCGGATTTTACAGCGGTTACTTCTGAAGGAACATTGAATTTTTATGAATACCTTGGGGACAGTTGGGGAATTCTGTTCTCCCACCCAGCGGATTTTACCCCAGTTTGCACGACCGAATTGGGCACTGCCGCCAAGTTCAAGGATGAGTTTGACAAAAGAAATGTAAAAATGATGGCCCTAAGCGTTGATGGGGCAGCATCCCACATGGAATGGATCAAGGATATCAACGAGACACAAAGTACCAAGGTCAACTTTCCTATAGTTGCCGATGTGGAGCGAAAGGTATCCGACCTTTACGATATGATTCACCCAAACGCGGACAATACACTCACCGTTCGTTCGGTTTTTATCATCGATCCCGATAAAAAAATCAAACTTACGCTCACTTATCCCGCCTCCACCGGACGTAATTTTTACGAATTGCTACGAGTTGTCGATTCCTTACAACTAACGGCAAACCATAAAGTAGCGACTCCCGCCAACTGGAAAAATGGCGAAAAAGTGGTGGTAAGCCCCGCCATTCCTACGGAAGAGGCCAAAAGTATTTTTACAAAGGGCGTGGAAGAAGTAAAACCATACCTGCGTTTGACGCCCGATCCAACCACATAATTATTTTTATTTGAAGAAAAAAACTGATTGCCAATAAATTAAACGTACCTTTGGAGCCAATTTAATTTTTTCAATTTATATTATGAGTAAAGGAACAGTAAAATTCTTCAATGATTCTAAAGGTTACGGATTTATCACTGAAGATGGTTCAAACACAGATCACTTCGTACACATTTCAGGTTTAATCGATGAAATTAGAGAAGGTGATGTTGTAGAATTCGAACTACAACAAGGTAAAAAAGGATTGAACGCCGTTAACGTACAAGTTGCGGATTAGGTTATAATAAACTTTTTTTCTAGACAAGCCCGGGCTTAAGCCCGGGCTTTTTTTTGCCTTTTTTACAAAGTCCACGCAACCATTCCAAAATTTACTATCTAAACAATAAACAAACACTGTTCCCCATAACCATTAAACCAATATAAATGAACACCTTTTTCGGAGTACTGTCGTTCCTTTTGATTGTTAATGTCCTACTATTGGTATGGAGTGTCAATGGTTCAAAAAAGTAATAAAAAGTCCTTTTGGGCAATAGGTAGGGTATTTCATCGTTGAATTGTTACCCTATAAACACATTACAACCATGACAACTTTTTTAAGCATTCTTGTTGCACTACTTGCACTTAACGCCTGTTTATTGCTTTTGAGCGTAAACCGGGCCAAATAAAAAAGCCTCCATTACTGAAGGCTTTCTATATTTTGATGTGAAATTCCTTATTTCACGTTCATCAATTCCACGTCAAAAATCAATGTTGCGTTTGGTGGAATAACTCCGCCGGCTCCCGTACTTCCATAAGCTAAATGCGATGGAATCACAAAACGTGCCTTATCCCCGACCTTTAGCAAACCAATACCTTCGTCCCAACCGGGAATTACCTGTCCAATGCCCAATGAGAAATCTATAGGTTGCTTTCTCTTGTAGGATGAATCAAAAACTTGACCGTTGGCCAAAGCCCCTTCATAATGCACGGATACGGTTTTACCTTTTTCCGCCTTGGCACCGCTTCCTTTCTGAATAATTTTATAACGCAGCCCACTGTCCGTCTTATCAAAACCGGCAGCCAATTTTTCGAGTTCGGCCTCCGCAGCGGCCTTTTGTTCTGCAATACGCTTTTCCCTTGCGCCTTCAAACGTGCGGAAAGCCTCGATAGCGTTCCAATTTTTGGCCTCTTCTCCTACCCTAACTATTTCCAAAGTTTCAATGGCATCGCCTTGGGCAATGGCATCCACAACATCCTGACCTTCTTCAACACGACCGAAAACGGTATGTTTGTTATCCAACCATGGTGTAGCTACGTGGGTGATAAAAAATTGGCTTCCATTGGTTCCAGGTCCTGCATTGGCCATGGAAAGCACCCCCGGTCCATCATGCACCAAATCTGGATGGAATTCGTCATCAAACTTATATCCCGGGTCACCGGTCCCGGTTCCGGATGGACATCCACCCTGAACCATAAAATCGGCAATCACCCTGTGGAACTTTAGTCCATCATAATACGGTTTTCCTTGTGGTTTTGCACTGTTCTCCATATTCCCTTCCGCCAGTGCAACAAAGTTGCCGACCGTTCCAGGTGTTTTATCGTGCGTAAGCTTCACCAATATTTCACCTTTGGAAGTATTGAACTTTGCGTAGATTCCGTCTTGCATTGTATATGATTAATAGATTATTAGAAAATTGGATTCTTTTTTTCCGATGGGCAAAGATAGTTGTTTATGGGCAAGGTAAAAAGTTGGCAATCACTTTGGGGAATACAGGGTTTGTAAGACAATTGTCCATTAAAAGGTTATAGGGCAATAATTTCTAGAAAATGAAACCAAGGCTTAAATTAGTAGTATGAAAAACACCATATCCGAGCGGATTGCCGATTTTTTAAAAAACTACCCACCATTCAATGCCATGGATGCAAGGCAATTGGAGCAATTGTCACTTGAGGTCACCATAATTCACAAAGAAACGAACACCATTGTTTTTGGCCAGGGTGAAAGTCCCCACAACAATTTTTATGTAGTGAACAAAGGGGCCGTTGCTTTATCCAAAGCAGGTTCGAGCCAAATTTTGGACATCTGTGATGAAGGCGATGTGTTCGGATTGCGTCCCCTACTGGCCAACGAAAGCTACAAACTGGAAGCAAAGGCGTACGAAGAGACTATCCTCTATGCCATTCCGATTAAGGATTTTAAACCCCTAGCTCTCGAAAACAAGCGTATCGGAAATTTTTTGATAGAAAGCTTTGCATCCAACACAGGTAACCCCTATTCCATTAAGCACCGCGGCAAACTATATGGTGAAAGCAGTGAATCCAACCAATACTCTAGCGACAAAATGCTGGATTTACAGCCCATTAAATATTCCACCAAGCTCATCACCTGCACAGAAGGCACGCAGATAAAGACCATTGCCAACAAAATGACCAAACACAATGTAGGCTGTATGCTGGTTGTGCGGAACGACCTACCCTTGGGAATCATAACAGACAAGGATATCAGAAAAAAAGTGGCCACGGGATTGCACCCCATAACCGCTTCTGCCCAATCCGTAATGTCTTCGCCCATCATCACCTACCCCAAAGGACTAACCTTGGCACAATCACAAATGGCCATGATGAAGAGCGATATCAGTCATTTAGTGCTCACAGAGGATGGAACGACGGACACCAAAGTGGTCGGAATCCTTTCCAAACACGATATCATGGTGGCCGTCGGAAACAATCCCGCTGTACTGTTGCGCGCCATTAAAAGGGCTACCAAAGCCAAGAGATTGCGAGGTATTCGACACGGAATCATGAATTTGCTCCAAGGCTATTTGGAACAGAACATTCCATTGGGGCTTGTTTCCAAAATTATTTCCGAACTCAATGATGCCTCTACAAAACAGGTGGTAAAAATCGCTTTATCCAAAATGGACAAAGAGCCGCCCGTAAAATTTACCTGGTTGAGCATGGGAAGTCAGGGGCGCGGAGAGCAATTATTGAACACCGACCAGGACAACGCCATTATTTTTGAAGACGTTCCCGAGGAAAATTTGGAAACTACCCGAAACTATTTTCTAAAATTGAGTGAACGGATTTCCAAAATGCTCAACACCATCGGTTTTGAATACTGCCCGGCCGATATGATGGCATCCAACCCGTCTTGGTGCCATAGTCTAAGTGAATGGAAAAAGGTGACCACCCATTGGATACACAACCCTGGACCCGATGAAATCCTATTATCGTCCATATTTTTCGACTACAATGTTACTTATGGAGATAAGGCCCTTGCCGACGAACTATCACAAAGTATTTTTGATAACGTCCAAGGATATCCACTATTCTTTACCCATTTGGCCAGCGGGGCACTGCAAAACCCATCACCTTCCGGGTTTTTTAGGGATTTTTTAGTGGAGCAAGATGGTGAACACAAAGATTTCTTCGATTTAAAACTACGCGCTCTAATGCCCATAATCGATGCGGCACGGGTACTGATTTTGTCACATTCCATTAAATCCATCAACAACACCGCCGAGCGTTATGAAAAGCTCGCAGAACTAGAGCCCAACAACAAGGAACTCTATTTGGCTTGTTCCTATGCCAGTAAGGCTTTGCTCAAATTTAGAACAAGACAGGGCCTGCTCCACAACGATTCGGGCCGATACATTGCTTTGGACAAATTGAACAAGGAAGAAAAAATCAAACTAAAGAGAACCTTTAAGACCGTAAAGGAAATTCAGTCCTTGATCGAGGTAAGGTTCCAAGTAAAAAACCTTTTGCGCTAATGTGGCCTTTTTCCAAAAAAAAACCGTTGGAACTTCCCGATTTTTGGTGGGAGTACGAGGCCCATTTCAACGAAAAGCTTCCAGAAGGCGTACACGAAAATACATTTGTGGTACTGGATACCGAAACCACCGGTTTTAGTTTGACCAAGGACAGAATGCTATGCATCGGCGCCTTGAAACTTTTGGATAACAATATTGTGGTAAAAGAAAGTTTTGAAGTCTATATCCAACAGGAACATTACGATTCGGAAAGTGCCGAAATACACGGAATCCTTAAGCACAGTAAAAAGAACACCATTTCCGAACTTGATGCCCTGAAGCAATTTTTGGTATATGCAAAAAACTACGTGTTGGTTGGGCATCATGTGATGTTCGACGTCAATATGATCAATGCGGCACTTAAAAGAAACGGACTTCCTAAACTCAAGAACAAGACGTTGGATACCGAATCGCTCTACATTAGAACCCTTTTGATTTCTTCTGTGGTCCAAAAAAAGGAAAGGTACTCCTTGGATGACCTAGCCAAAAAATTTAGCATATCAAGAAAAGACAGACATACGGCTCTGGGGGACGCCTTTATTACGGCAATTGCTTTTTTAAGAACCATTGAAAAACTAAAGCCACAAAAAATGAAGGACCTACTTAGGTAAAGAGGTCCTTCAAAATTTATTGACCAAAAATAATTAAAGACTTTCCTTCATAATTGATTCCACTACCTCTGGATTCAACAATGTGGAAGTATCACCAAGATTACTGGTATCTTTTGAAGCGATTTTCCTTAAAATTCGCCTCATGATCTTACCACTTCGTGTTTTTGGAAGCCCGTCTACAAACTGTATCTTATCCAGCTTGGCGATAGGGCCGATATGTTCGGTTATCAATTGGTTGATTTCCTTTTTCAGGTTGTCACGATTACGGGTCTCCCCTGTTTCCTTCAAAATAACGTAGCCGTACAATGCATTTCCTTTGATGTCGTGGGGGAATCCAACAATGGCGGATTCGGCCACCGCTGGATGCTCGTTGATGGCATCTTCAATCGGAGCAGTTCCCAGATTATGTCCAGATACGATAATGACATCATCAACCCTACCCGTGATTCGGTAGTAACCTACCTCATCCCGAAGAGCGCCATCACCTGTAAAATATTTCCCTTCAAAAGCAGAGAAATAGGTGTCTTTATAGCGTTGGTGGTTGCCCCAAATAGTTCGCGCAATGGATGGCCACGGATACTTGATACAAAGTCTTCCATCGACTTGGTTCCCCTTGATTTCCTTACCATTTTCATCCATGAGCGCAGGCTGGATACCCGGCATGGGCAAAGTGGCATAGGTCGGTTTTGTAGGTGTTGAAAAAGGAATGGGTGAAATAAGGATTCCACCTGTTTCCGTTTGCCACCAAGTATCCACAATCGGGCATTTTTTATCGCCCACATGATCGTTGTACCAGTGCCAAGCTTCCTCGTTGATGGGCTCTCCCACGGTTCCCAAAACCTTCAAACTGGAAAGGTCGTGATTGACAACATAATCGAGGTTTTCCTTGGCCAAGGCCCTGATCGCGGTGGGAGCGGTATAGAATTGGTTTACCTTGTGCTTCTGAACCACATCCCAGAACCTTCCAAAATCGGGATAAGATGGCACTCCTTCGAACATTACCGAAGTAGCCCCATTGGCCAAAGGTCCGTAAACGATGTAGGAGTGACCGGTAATCCATCCGATGTCGGCAGTACACCAATACACATCATCTTCGCGGTACTGGAAAACGTTTTTAAATGTGTATGCCGTGTAAACCATATAACCTCCCGTTGTATGGACCATCCCTTTTGGGCGACCTGTGGAGCCAGAGGTATACAATATGAACAATGGGTCCTCGGCATCCATGAGTTCGGGCACACAATCAGAATATGCTTTATCCAATAACGGCTGAACCCAAACGTCTCGACCCTCTTTCATTGTGACCTTGCCCCCTGTTCGTTTTGAAACCAAAACACTCTTCACATCCAGGCAACTTTCCAGGGCTTCATCTACAATGGCCTTAAGGTCGATGACTTTGGCTCCCCGGAACGAACCATCTGAAGTAAGTACAATTTTCGCCCCACAATCGTTGATTCTGGTTGACAATGCGGTTGATGAAAATCCTGCAAAAACCACGGAATGAATGGCCCCTATCCGTGCACAGGCCAAAACAGCGATGGCCAAATCCGGGATCATGGGCAAATAGATAACTACCCTGTCGCCCTTTTTAACACCTTTTTCCTTTAATACATTGGCATATTTGCATACCCGCTCATGAAGTTGACGGTAGGTTATGTGCTCTGCTTCCTCATTAGGATCGTTGGGTTCAAAAAGAATGGCGGTCTTATCTCCTCGAATACGAAGATGGCGGTCTATACAATTTTCGGTAATGTTCAGCTTGGCACCTTTGAACCAACTGATTTCCGGTTTCGTAAAATCCCATTCCAGCACCGAATCCCATTTTTTCCGCCAGAAAAAGTGTTCTTCAGCGACTTCTTCCCAAAATTCCTCGGGGTTTCTTACGGATTTTCGATACACCTGGAAATATTCCTCCAAATGTTTGATGTGGTAGTTACTCATTGTGTTCAATTAAATTTTAAGCTGCCTTAAAAATACGGAAAAACGGGGCAAAATCACAGTCCGTTCAGTGTTCAATTGCCTCACCGGCTCCTGCGGGAATACGAATATTTTCCACAATTTCTTGCACTTCTTCCGGAGGGTCGGCCGTGAATTGATTTACCAGAATGGCCACAATAAAATTGACCAACATCGCAATAGATCCAAATCCTTCGGGCGAAACACCGAACCACCAACTTTCCTCAAGTCCGGCAACAGCTCCTTGGCCTCCATCAAAAATGCCAAATTTGAATTTCAACATATAGAAAAGCATCAGGCAAAGACCTACAATCATTCCCGATATGGCTCCTTTACTGTTCATTTTCTTATAAAAAATCCCCAAAATAATGGCCGGAAAAAACGATGCGGCAGCCAGCCCAAAGGCCAATGCCACCACCGCAGCCACGAAACCAGGCGGGTTGATTCCGAAGTAACCTGCCACAACGACGGCAACCGCAGCAGAAAGTCTGGCTACCCAAATCTCTGCTTTTTCGGAAAGGTCAGGTTTAAGTACGTTCTTGATCAAATCGTGCGAAACCGAAGAAGAAATCACCAACAACAATCCCGCTGCGGTGGACAAGGCAGCCGCCAATCCTCCGGCTGCAATCAAACCAATGACCCAAGCGGGCAAATTGGCTATCTCTGGATTGGCCAATACGGTGATATCTGGGTCAACAGACAATTCGTTTATTTCGGGATCAGCAACATACTGAATTTTGCCATCGCCATTTTTATCCTCATGGGCAATCAACCCTGTGGTTTCCCAACGGCTGAACCATTCGGGCATATTGTCGTACTCCTTGCCACTCACGGTTTCAATAAGGTTGGTTCTAGCAAAAACAGCGACTGCTGGTGCCGTGGTGTACAAAATGGCAATAAACAACAGGGCCAATCCAGCCGATTTTCTGGCATCACGGACGCGTTTTACCGTAAAAAATCGAACAATCACGTGAGGTAATCCCGCGGTACCCACCATCAATGCGAGGGTAATGGCAAAGACATCAATGGTACTTTTGGAGCCATCGGTATATGCGGCAAAACCCAGTTCTTCGGACAGACCGTCCAGTTTGTCCAAAAGATAGGTTCCGGAACCATCGGATAATGTATCCCCAAAACCCAATTGGGGAACTGGATTACCCGTCATCTGGATGGAAATAAATATGGCGGGCACCATAAAAGCGAATATCAGCACGCAGTATTGGGCCACTTGGGTATAGGTGATTCCCTTCATCCCTCCAAGAACGGCATAAAACAAAACAATCACCATACCGATGACAACGCCTGTATTGATATCAACTTCCAAATACCTGGAAAAGACGATACCCACGCCCCGCATTTGTCCTGCCACATAAGTGAACGAAACAATTAGAGCACAAATAACCGCCACGACCCGAGCAGTTTTGGAATAGTAGCGTTCCCCAATAAAATCGGGCACGGTAAACTTTCCGAACTTTCGAAGGTAAGGTGCCAATAACAGCGCCAAAAGCACATAGCCCCCTGTCCATCCCATCAAATATACGGCGCCATCGTATCCTGCAAAGGAAATGATTCCCGCCATGGAGATAAACGAGGCCGCCGACATCCAATCCGCTGCGGTGGCCATTCCGTTGGCAAATGGGGAGACCCCACCACCAGCTACGTAAAATTCCTTGGTGGAACCGGCTCGGGACCAGATGGCAATTCCTATATATAGACCAAAGGACAATGCGACCAATACGTAGGTCCAAATTTGAACATCACTCATGATAAAGTTTTAATGATTGGTTAATCCTCGTTGTAGCCGTATTTTTTGTCCAACTTGTTCATAAGTCGAACGTAAACAAAAATGAGAATCACAAATACGTAGATAGCTCCCTGCTGGGCAAACCAAAACCCCAGTTTAAACCCTCCCATACGAATGTTGTCCAATGCATCCTTAAAGAGGATTCCGGCTCCATAGGAGACCAAAAACCAGATGGTCAATAGAATAACCAAATACTTTAGGTTTTCCCTCCAATAGGCGGTGGCCTTTTTTTGTTTTTCTGACATGGGTTGGTGGTTTGTTTAGTTAATTTGTTTGTGCCATGTCAATATATCAATTTAGTTTTAAGATTTATTACTATTGAGGCAACAAAAAAAGGGAATTCACAGAATTCCCTTTCTTTTATTGGTCACATAACAAGTGTGCAATGGTTATTTTGCCAAATATGCGTTTACATTGGATAGAATACGTTCCTGAAGGTTGGAAATATCACTTTTTACAAATTGCTCTCCCGTAATGTTTTCATAAAGTTCAATATACCGATTGGAAACCGATTCGATGTAGTCATCCGACATCTCGGGAACTGACTGCCCTTCCAAGCCTTGAAAACCATTGGAAATCAACCATTGCCTTACAAATTCCTTGGAGAGTTGTTTTTGAGGTTCTCCTTTTTCTTGACGCTCTTGGTAACCATCGGCATAAAAATAGCGTGATGAATCCGGGGTGTGGATTTCATCAATCAACACAATTTGACCCTCTTTGGTCTTCCCGAATTCGTATTTCGTATCCACCAAAATCAGTCCGCGCTCTGCGGCTATTTCGGTCCCTCTTTGAAAAAGGGCACGGGTATATTTTTCCAAGACTTCATAATCCTCTTTGGAAACGATGCCCCGCTTCAAAATATCTTCTTTGGAAATATCCTCGTCGTGATCCCCTTTTTCTGCTTTGGTGGCCGGTGTGATGATGGGTTCAGGAAATTTATCGTTCTCTTGCATCCCTTCGGGCATGGGCACACTACAAAGCAACCTTTTACCTGCTTTATATTCGCGGGCAGCGTGACCCGACATATAGCCTCTTATCACCATTTCCACTTTGAAAGGTATACAAGCCTTGCCTACCGCTACGTTGGGGTCAGGCGTCGCCATTAACCAATTGGGGACAATATCTTCGGTATCCTTCATCATTTTGGTTGCAATCTGGTTCAATATTTGCCCTTTGTAGGGGATTCCCTTGGGCATAACCACATCAAAGGCAGAAAGGCGGTCTGTGGCCACCATCACCAAAATATCGTTGTCCAAGGTATAAACTTCCCTTACTTTTCCTTTATAAACAGATTTTTGCCCAGGAAAGTTAAAATCCGTGGACATCAGTGTATTCATTCCCATACTATCTTCTAGAATTGATTCTGGTGCTCTATGTTTTTATAGGCATCAATCACCTTTTTCACCAATTTGTGTCGTATCACATCTTTATCATCCAAGTAAATGATGCTTATACCTTCCACATTCTTTAAAATAAGCAATGCTTCCTTAAGCCCTGAGATCACCCTTCTCGGCAAATCAATCTGACCCGGGTCGCCCGTTAATAAAAACTTGGCGTTCTTTCCCATACGGGTCAAGAACATTTTCATTTGGGCATGGGTGGTATTCTGGGCCTCGTCCAAAATCACAAAGGCGTTATCCAGTGTACGACCGCGCATAAAGGCCATAGGTGCAATTTGGATGGTACCGTCCTCGATATATTTTTCCAATTTCTCGGAAGGAATCATATCCCGAAGGGCATCGTACAAAGGTTGCATATACGGATCTAGCTTCTCTTTAAGATCTCCCGGAAGAAAACCAAGATTTTCCCCTGCTTCCACAGCGGGACGGGTCAAAATAATTCGCCTGACCTGTTTTTCCTTCAAAGCTTTTACAGCTAAGGCCACACCGGTATAGGTTTTACCTGTTCCTGCAGGACCAATGGCAAATACCATATCGTCCACTTTACAGGCATCTACCATACGTCTTTGGTTCGCTGTCTGGGCCTTTATCAACCTACCGCTAACACCGTGTACCAAAACATCACCGCTGCTTTTGGAAGATGTATATTCCTCCTTACTGCTGCTGGTAAGCACCCGCTCGATCATGTTTTCGTCAAGCTTGTTGTACTTGGCAAATTGACTGGTAAGTTCATCAAAGCGTTTGTCGAACTCTTCCAAAAGTTCTTCATCACCAAATACCTTGATCTTGTTGCCTCTCGCTACAATTTTTAGCTTTGGAAAATACTTCTTGAGCAACTCGATATTTGAGTTTTGTTGCCCAAAAAATTCCTGAGGACTGATTTCCGTAAGTTCGATTATTAGTTCGTTCAAAAATTGTGAGGTGTTACAGTTGTTTTTGAAGAATTTAATTCTTTCTTTTTTGACTAATTTTACAAACAAACTTAACTAAAAATCAATTTGAACGCGGAAAAACATATCAACAGTATTGTATGCCAATCATAACCCTAACTACCGATTTTGGATACAAGGACCACTTTGTGGGTGCTGTTAAAGGGGCCATTCTGGGCAACCTTCCCGATATTAGTATTGTTGATATTTCGCACGCCATTAGTCCGTTCAATATTCAAGAGTGCGCGTATATCCTAAGGAACGCCTATCGTTCGTTCCCTAAGGGAACGGTTCATATTGTTGGGGTGGATTCCGAAATTTCACCCGAAAACGAGCATATCGTGGTACAGGTGGACGGACAGTATTTTGTTAGTGCCAACAGCGGTGTTATTTCCTTGATAACTTCCGAGGTTCAACCCGAAAAAGTAGTGGAAATCAATTTGCCCAATGCAGAAGCTGGTGCCTTTCCCGTGCTCAATATTTTTGTTCAGGTAGCTTGCCATATTGCGCGAGGCGGGAAACTGGAAGTTATAGGCCGACCTTTCCAAAGTTTGAAAGAGCTACGTGATTTTGAACCACGGATCACCAATGAGGGCAAGACCATCACGGGCAATGTTATTTATATAGACAACTACGGAAACGTGGTCACAAATATTCAGAAAAGCCTGTTTGAAGCTTACCGAAGCGGACGGGATTTTGAAATTATTGCGAGAACCACCAACATAAGACAGGTACATCAAAGCTATAACGGCATCATCAATTATAATCTGGAACGGAACCAGCGCAAGGGTCCCGGAGATGCCTTGGCACTGTTCAATTCCGCCGGTTATATAGAACTCGCCATTTATAAAAGCGATCTGAATTCCGTTGGAGGTGCTTCCTCCCTGCTTGGACTGAATTACAGGGATACCGTAACCATAAATTTCCTCTAAATGTTGATACGCATTGTAAAACTGACTTTTAAACCCGAAAATATTGCTAGTTTTGAACGAATCTTTGAAGAATCTAAAAATGGCATCTTGGCTTTTGATGGATGTAATATGATAGAACTGTATCAAGACATTAATAATTCCAACATTTTTTTCACCTATAGTTTTTGGAATACGGAAGCCCATCTCAACAACTATAGAAAGTCGGATTTCTTTAAAGGGGTTTGGGGCAATACCAAAAAATTGTTCGCCGATAAACCCGAAGCTTGGAGTGTTCATAAAATTCAATCAACAAACCCATCTTAATGTTCGCAATTTTTAAGAGAGAGGTACGGTCCTTTTTTACATCGCCCATCGGTTATTTGATCGTAGGGTCGTTTTTATTGCTCAATGGACTGTTTCTTTGGGTATTCAAGGGCGAATACAACATTTTTGACTACGGCTTTGCCGATTTGAGCAACTTCTTTTTGCTGGCCCCTTGGATTTTTATCTTTTTGGTGCCCGCCATCACGATGAAGAGTTTTTCCGAAGAACGAAAAATGGGCACGTTGGAATTGCTGTTGATCAAACCCATCTCCATCTGGAAATTGGTACTCGGCAAGTTTTGGGGCGCCTTTCTTTTGTGTGTTATCGCAGTAATCCCGACCATAGTGTATGTTTTTGCCATATCGGGATTGGGAATGACAGCGGGCAATTACGACCTCGGCGTCGTACTGGGCTCTTATTTTGGATTGTTGTTTTTGATGGCCTGCTACACATCGATAGGCATATTTGCATCCACCTTATCGGATAATCAAATTATCGCCTTTTTGGTAGGGATTTTGGTCTGCTTCTTGATTTTTAATGGGTTTGATGCCGCTG from Flagellimonas oceani encodes the following:
- a CDS encoding peptidylprolyl isomerase yields the protein MQDGIYAKFNTSKGEILVKLTHDKTPGTVGNFVALAEGNMENSAKPQGKPYYDGLKFHRVIADFMVQGGCPSGTGTGDPGYKFDDEFHPDLVHDGPGVLSMANAGPGTNGSQFFITHVATPWLDNKHTVFGRVEEGQDVVDAIAQGDAIETLEIVRVGEEAKNWNAIEAFRTFEGAREKRIAEQKAAAEAELEKLAAGFDKTDSGLRYKIIQKGSGAKAEKGKTVSVHYEGALANGQVFDSSYKRKQPIDFSLGIGQVIPGWDEGIGLLKVGDKARFVIPSHLAYGSTGAGGVIPPNATLIFDVELMNVK
- a CDS encoding peroxiredoxin; translated protein: MATLRLGDTAPDFTAVTSEGTLNFYEYLGDSWGILFSHPADFTPVCTTELGTAAKFKDEFDKRNVKMMALSVDGAASHMEWIKDINETQSTKVNFPIVADVERKVSDLYDMIHPNADNTLTVRSVFIIDPDKKIKLTLTYPASTGRNFYELLRVVDSLQLTANHKVATPANWKNGEKVVVSPAIPTEEAKSIFTKGVEEVKPYLRLTPDPTT
- a CDS encoding cold-shock protein, with amino-acid sequence MSKGTVKFFNDSKGYGFITEDGSNTDHFVHISGLIDEIREGDVVEFELQQGKKGLNAVNVQVAD
- a CDS encoding PolC-type DNA polymerase III, with the protein product MWPFSKKKPLELPDFWWEYEAHFNEKLPEGVHENTFVVLDTETTGFSLTKDRMLCIGALKLLDNNIVVKESFEVYIQQEHYDSESAEIHGILKHSKKNTISELDALKQFLVYAKNYVLVGHHVMFDVNMINAALKRNGLPKLKNKTLDTESLYIRTLLISSVVQKKERYSLDDLAKKFSISRKDRHTALGDAFITAIAFLRTIEKLKPQKMKDLLR
- a CDS encoding DUF294 nucleotidyltransferase-like domain-containing protein, producing the protein MKNTISERIADFLKNYPPFNAMDARQLEQLSLEVTIIHKETNTIVFGQGESPHNNFYVVNKGAVALSKAGSSQILDICDEGDVFGLRPLLANESYKLEAKAYEETILYAIPIKDFKPLALENKRIGNFLIESFASNTGNPYSIKHRGKLYGESSESNQYSSDKMLDLQPIKYSTKLITCTEGTQIKTIANKMTKHNVGCMLVVRNDLPLGIITDKDIRKKVATGLHPITASAQSVMSSPIITYPKGLTLAQSQMAMMKSDISHLVLTEDGTTDTKVVGILSKHDIMVAVGNNPAVLLRAIKRATKAKRLRGIRHGIMNLLQGYLEQNIPLGLVSKIISELNDASTKQVVKIALSKMDKEPPVKFTWLSMGSQGRGEQLLNTDQDNAIIFEDVPEENLETTRNYFLKLSERISKMLNTIGFEYCPADMMASNPSWCHSLSEWKKVTTHWIHNPGPDEILLSSIFFDYNVTYGDKALADELSQSIFDNVQGYPLFFTHLASGALQNPSPSGFFRDFLVEQDGEHKDFFDLKLRALMPIIDAARVLILSHSIKSINNTAERYEKLAELEPNNKELYLACSYASKALLKFRTRQGLLHNDSGRYIALDKLNKEEKIKLKRTFKTVKEIQSLIEVRFQVKNLLR
- the acs gene encoding acetate--CoA ligase codes for the protein MSNYHIKHLEEYFQVYRKSVRNPEEFWEEVAEEHFFWRKKWDSVLEWDFTKPEISWFKGAKLNITENCIDRHLRIRGDKTAILFEPNDPNEEAEHITYRQLHERVCKYANVLKEKGVKKGDRVVIYLPMIPDLAIAVLACARIGAIHSVVFAGFSSTALSTRINDCGAKIVLTSDGSFRGAKVIDLKAIVDEALESCLDVKSVLVSKRTGGKVTMKEGRDVWVQPLLDKAYSDCVPELMDAEDPLFILYTSGSTGRPKGMVHTTGGYMVYTAYTFKNVFQYREDDVYWCTADIGWITGHSYIVYGPLANGATSVMFEGVPSYPDFGRFWDVVQKHKVNQFYTAPTAIRALAKENLDYVVNHDLSSLKVLGTVGEPINEEAWHWYNDHVGDKKCPIVDTWWQTETGGILISPIPFSTPTKPTYATLPMPGIQPALMDENGKEIKGNQVDGRLCIKYPWPSIARTIWGNHQRYKDTYFSAFEGKYFTGDGALRDEVGYYRITGRVDDVIIVSGHNLGTAPIEDAINEHPAVAESAIVGFPHDIKGNALYGYVILKETGETRNRDNLKKEINQLITEHIGPIAKLDKIQFVDGLPKTRSGKIMRRILRKIASKDTSNLGDTSTLLNPEVVESIMKESL